The Telopea speciosissima isolate NSW1024214 ecotype Mountain lineage chromosome 11, Tspe_v1, whole genome shotgun sequence genome includes the window GTTTCTAATCTTTTACCTTTCACCCCTCTTTACTTGACTTATCGTTTCTATTCTGTGTTCTTCAGATCTTTCTGTAATTGATTGATGGTGGTTTGAATCTTTGGGTTTACTGGCCTCTGTTTTTCAGGTTCCATTTGTATAGGGACGATGACATTCTGGGAACTCTACTCGATTGATTAGTTGTGATTGATTCTCCTGAAAAATGATTAGATGATGGAGGGTTTCTCTTTTAGGTCTGAagttttgggttgtttgggttctTCTGCTGTAGTCGGTGAAATGTAAGGATACTGTATCATTCCTCCATTGGAGAGTGTGAATCAAATCGAAGCAACTTTGATACTTTTTTGTCACTTGTCCCTGTTGCAATTACAATCTTTAATCCTTTCTCTTTCAGATTGTTACGAGCATACTTATCAAGACGGACAagtgtgaaccctaggatggtggatgaACTGTTCTCTACGGTGGAGAAAAACTCTCTTTCGTTTTATCTCTCTGCTACTACTAGAAATGTCATTCTACTTTCTTCTACCGTTTTATTTTActcaattgattttttttttgagtaaaattGTACTCAATAAATTATTATGGGTAAACAGATGGTGGAATCTCAGTCATTAGTTTCATCATTTATGTCTAATCATGTATTAGGGGGATTCTGAATTTCTATGGCCAGACAGGTAGCGGTCTTGGTGTGGTCCACAACCAGACCCTGATCTTCTTCGGTGCACTGCCTGGAGCTGCGTGTCCGGCCCAGACTGGGTGtcatgtgaaatgaccgccttacccttgctcgggCAAGGTGTCGGgtagggggtaaggcggtcattttgtGCAACACCCAGTCTGCGCCGGACACACAACTCCGGGCAGCATGTCATAGGAGATCTCGATTGTCTTCTACGGTGTGCTGGCTATGTTGTGCAGACATAGTACCATGTGCAATGACCGCTTGACTTTCACTTGGGCAAGGTGGTCAGGTAGAAGTAAGGCAGTCAAATACATACCCACCTTGTATCTGCACAGCATGGCAGGACGAGCCTGCGCCATAGAAGTTCTGGATTCCATCCAGACGGGCGAAATGCCTGGATCCATTCCCCTGTTTTGGTGTGCGGTGCACCAAGGCTGCTATCTGCCCGGCCTTAAGACGATCCAAATTATGTATTAGGTTAGGAACCAGATCCTCTGCTGAACATTGAAAAGAGAGAGCACAAAAATTTGAAGCGAGAAAAATACACAAATTCGTCATTGACATCATTACTTTTGTCATATTacgtttttcttttgttttctgtctttttctttctccataacttttctatccatttcttatGATATAATTTGTCAGAACCAATAAATGCAGTTTCTCTTAAATTGACACAATGAGGAATTGTTTCACATAACTTTGTTGTGGATTCTGTTTGAATGATTACGTAATTACATTACGATCTCCAATGTGTAATCTATTCTGATCAAAACACACTCTCTAAGCATTCAACAGACCAAGAAGGGCTTTCCTGCCGAATTGTAATAGTTTTAACAAAAGTACAAGAGCTTAAATGAGGATTAGGCAACAAACTTAAGCAATGTATTCAGAATGGAATCCCGACATATCTCTCCATCACAGTCAAATGCGCCACAAGCATTGGCAAACTTAAGAGCATTTCTTATTCTGTCTTCTTCCTGCATAGGCAAAGAGCCATAGAAATTTTCTGAAACTGAGCTTATAAGGGGAGAATTTGTGGAAAACATTGGCCGGACTTATGGGTGCCCATAACCATTGTGAATGCAGTTCGCTTGAAATTTGAAGGATTTGAATTATCAAGACTAGATAACAAAATACAAATGATCATTATTATTACAGTTAATATATTTTCAGCAAGAATAGAGATCAACAATCATTAAATAGGTCAGTTCCTACCACAAAATTCTGTGTAGGTATTGCACTGAATGTGTTTGAATGGGTTTGGTTTCCTCTCTGAAGCTCTTGGTGAGGATGATTAAATTATCTACAAGTTTGCTGCTTGATTGAGCAAGCTGACAAAGAAATATAGCTTATCACAGGTGTTTCATGAGGGGACAACATATGGATAAGGAGGATGAATGTGCATTATGGTACAAATCATTTACAACGAAATGAAAGAGAAacctcaaacaaaaaataataccTGAAGCAATGAGAGAATAGAAGCTAGTTGTGACAAAATTCCAGCACCAGTGGTGTCTACAGTATCCACCTCAATACCTTGAACCCTCCCATTGAAATCCTGTAAAAGTAAAGAAGTAACACATTTTGAATTGCACATTAATGACCCAGTTAATCACTATGATGATTTatacagaatttttttttttaaatgtacaGTTTGATTTGCTAGGCCTTGTCCGAACAATTTGACTCGCTAGGCCTTGTCCCAATTTCTTGGGGTAGACAATTAGATGACTATATTCAGCCATAACCCAACAGTGCGTTAGTAGGTAAAATAATCTGAAACCAAGAGCAGTTACAACTTTCTAAACACAACCTCAACAGGTACAAGGAAAATGATTAAGGCAAAAACTAAAAACGGAAGGAAGAAGCCACACAGATTATACTTTATGGCACTGGTGCAGGTACAGACATCAAATATGGTCGCAAAATGAAATCTGTGCAGAGTAGGGATGTATTGTATGGTCCATATGTTGAAAAGCTTGAATGGTATATTTTCCAATTTGAAATGTTTTTTATGAAAGAATTTGGTAACAAGCAGTTAAATATTCTGTATCCAACATCTATCCATTGCCCATGTTTGATGGGATTCCCATGGTCACTCAGCTAGGCCATGGTGCCTGCTTCCTTGCTGACAGACTTTTTTTCAGGCAGTCTTGTGGATTTAATTTTAAAGAAGTTGCAATCTTTGAGGATGGGAGCTTGAAAAAATAGTAATGAGAATAGGGGACAATCCTTAATAAGATTAGTAAGTGGGATCTTGtaatcttattattattttttaattttttgaaaatttccatTGACCTTCTTGGTTGAAACATTATTAATGGTGGCTTACCTTAGAATAGTACCTGCTACCTTCAGGACTTCCAGTCGCAACCAGAAATTTGAGATTTGGATGGAAAAGCTTACAACAAACAGCATCATCATATAGATCTTCTCCTTTTGTCAAGAAAGAAATCTCTTCTTCACTTGCCTGATTGTGGACTAAATAATAGTTGTCATAAGTggaatttgttcattttttcaGTTACTGTAGGGAAGATTTCATAGAGATCATACCTTAATAATATCAGCAAGTTCCCATATAAAAAGGATTCCTGCTCTGGCACTTTCTTCAGATAGCCACAAAAAAGTCTCAGATTGGAGTACTAAGACAGAAGTACACCAGCATCTTTTGCAGCTTTTGCAATGTGAGATGACTTGCATGGTTCTGTAATTAAAATTATCGAACCATAATGGAAAATTTTGGCCTGCCACATGATTTATAATGAATATTACTGAGTAACTTAATAAATTAAATACTCTTCAAacataataagataaaaaaaataataataattgacaCCACATTAAGAAGCTTTAATACCTTCCATCTACTAAAAAAGGAGCTTTAATACTTTGCTAATGATATGAAAGTCAATTTCAGATTCTTTGAGAAGCATATTAGCACTTGGATTACGGTAATATCAAAGTCACTTGACCtcttctttttcaataaaaaattcttcTAATCATATAATTCACAATTTAAAGTTTAAGTTCTATCAAAACCCTACAACTAGAATTTTACTGTGACAAGTGAACCAacagagcttttttttttttaatgcaattaCATAGACCTGAGTTTAATATAAGATCATGGCCACATTAGAAATTATCTAATACAATTGTAGCCTCACACATCTCAGTTATATAGAAAAACATTACTTTTATATGAGAAAGGAAGTCAGTAAGCATCAAACAAAAGTTTTTCTGCATGATTTGGTTTACTGCAAATTACATTGTACTGGTTTTTCCAAACCTTTAGATATTGCTCAGAGATATGATAAGTTGTAAGAGAATATATATCAATCCTAAGACTGAATGATTCAAATCCAACTTACCATCTGATTGGGTTTTGATTAGACTGGAGGTCATGATAGAGGAAAGGAATCTGACTTGGTTTGATCAGACTGGAGTTCATGATAAAGGAAAGGAAACCTGAAACTGTTGTGTTACTTTGACCTCTAATGCAAGGAAGAAATGGTAAAGTAAATTGATACTTCACCACATAAACCTGGTGCCTTAGTACTATCAGGCATTAACAACTACCAAGCCAGGGACACTTTCTGGCAACCTGCCTCAGAAGCATTGTCAACAGAGAAACATTATGCAGCAACTCATAAGAGTGAACCGCAGTGAACAAACTAGAACAACTATTAGTGGAATCTGATACAAAATGTAACCAAGCCAAATGAATTGATAATATTGAACAACTATTAGACTAGTCTGTGCAGAGACAACACAAAGAAGGGAATGGGAAAATGCTTAGCCTTCGAAATGCTCATAGCTAACAAACAATTAACCAATgtatatttatcaaaaaaataaagttatgGGAAATCAGCAAGCAAAGAAATACCTTTTGGAGAAATTGAGGGTAAATGTGGGTTGATCAGCCCCAATATAATTCATGTGGATAATGAGGTCTTTCTTGTGGCAAATCATCCTTGGTCCTCCACCAAATCCAACCAACACACCAGCATGGAGAAGGCCATTGACATTGAATTACCAAGCAGAAAAAAGATTGATGCTGTGCAAAAGGGGAAGCCAAAATCTCTCGAGCTCAAGAACAGATAATTTTTTCAGCGACCTCAAACTCTTCGATCTGCTAGTGTTAAACGCAAGATTACTGCAACATAGATGATGTGCTCATCTGCCATCTCCATTGCTTTCGCAAGGTCCATGTACTACAATAACAATCCCGACTAGGAATCTAATATACAGAGTGCAAATCAGAATCTTGGGAAGCAGGAGCCAGGCAAGCAATTTgagaattcaaaataaaaggagaaaactGATATTTTACAGTAGGCTGACCTGATCAACCTGAACTCCCAAACAACGTGGTGACCGATGACGAAGGAGTCGGGTTCATTTCTGTCCAACATTAGGTATAGAACAACATTCAGAGTTCTCTGGTATCTATATCTTGAACCTGAAATACCTAAGTAATCACAAGTAATCAATCAcaaacaaaatccaaatccaaaacaaataaatagatGAAACcaagaattaaaaaacaaagaaccaaacaaaaatcaagaaattAACGTAGGAAGAGATGTCCGGATATAACTAATTAGCTTTCAAGTATGCGATGTGTTGTGTAAACCCCTCTTCTTCATTTGATCTTCTTGTCATCGATGAAGATGTTTGGGATGTGGGATATCTTGTTCCAATCTTCTCCAATCTCCTTTTGGCAACGTCGTCTCAAGGCAGGACACCTCATGATCCTCAACTCCTGGAGTGCGGTGAGATGTTGCAACTCCCCCACCTCCTCAGGTATTGACTTGATCTTAGAACAGGTTCGGATATCCAGACTCTCAAGTGATGTGAGTTTCCCTAAGCCTTTAGGTAACGAAGAGTAAGGTGATAGTCTCACACGCAGCAACTTGAGCTTAGGGAGAAAAACGTGGTTGTTTCGTACTAATGCCTTTGAAAATGAACCTGCGTCTTCCTTTAAAATCAACTCCTCAACTtgtagaaaaggaggaagattatgggatgatgatgaggatggaGATGGCAACTGCATCCAAGTCAACTTTGGACAGTCCCATATGAACAATTTCATCAAGGTTGTAGCTTGGGTAAGGTGCTGTGGAAACAACCTTAACTTGGgcaataataaaagaaagagatactGGAGACACGGCATAAAGATGAACTCTTTCCGATCTTGTTTATGTATTCTCATGTCCCACTCCTCCAAATTCGACATATTCGACAAGTGAAATACTTTCAACTTTGggaatataattgttgtgtcAACCACCACTCCTCCATCACTACTTCTTGTAGCACCATCATCATTGATTCCAAAAAACTCAACACCCATAAATTTCACCTTAGCCATGCCACCTATTACAAGGGTTTCAAGGGATGGTAATTTCCCTAGAGTCGGAGGCAATTGCTTACACTTCCTGCACCCACGCAGTTCCAAGTAAACCAGATTGGAGAAATTCATGAAGGTTGCATGACTACTACTCAACATCCAATTGGGGAACAAAACACCAGGATAGCCCCTAATTATTAGTTTCTCAAGGTTTGGATGTGGTTGGAGACTTTCCAACACATCCTCCATCCTCCTCCTCTACAACTTATCTtctccatctttttcttcttcttcttcttcatcatcatcatcaatgccttcttctcctccttcatcaccaatgctttcttcttctgttttaccTTCCCCATCagctacttctacttcttcttctttttcttctttttctccttcttcatcaTCGACTTCCTCATCAACTCGTGAAACACCCGTATATTGATTAAAATACAAATACAGAGCACGAAGGTGTTGCTTATTCTTCAAGCATGCCATCTTAGCCTCGTTTCCATTTTCCACTCTCCCCAAACCTATTATCCTCAGAGAACCTTTGAGGAAGTTGAGATCTTTTAGTTCTCCAATCTTACATCCTCCTCTCTCCACCCCACCGATAATGAAGTCCGACAAACTACGCAGTCTGCCTAATCTCCCAATTCCTTCCGGTAAGTAACATAGTTGGCGACATTCCATTCTGACAGATCAAGATCTATCAAATTGACCAATCCCCCAATCCCTTCAGGTAGTTTACAAAGATTACTGCATTCTTGAAGCACTAATATCTGCAAATTGTAAAGACTAGTCACTGATTTAGGTAGTTCTCTAAACCTTGCCGTGGACAAGTTAAGGTTCCTTAGATGTATCAACTTTCCAATCTCCTTTGGTAGCTCTTCAAGGTAACTATCAGCCAAATCTAGTGTCCTCAGACATGTTAAACgaagaaataaatcaaaagaaacTCTAGGAATCTGTCCTCCATAGATTGTAAGAGTGCGTAGACTCTTTGCCTTGTAAGTGAAAGAAGGAATATTCATACATTtctcttctactactactacaagAGATAAATGGCGGGCTCTACTACAGCTGGGTTCCTGAACATTAATGGTATCTTCAGCTGTAAAAGTGAAGCATTCGTTCTCTACAAGGGATTTTGCAAAATCGTGGACAAGATCATGCATTATGTAACTTCTACCTTTCTTAGATTGAATGTCTTTCTGAAAAAGGGAGCGTACGACCAAATTATTGAAGTATTCGTCAGCGACTTTATCCAAATCTCCCCTGCTGCTTGCTGCTGCTATACTGTCATCACTAAGAAAGCCTTGTGCGATCCATTCTCTTTTTACAAGTATTTTGGGAAAGCTGTAACCTCTCGGGATAACAGAACAATATGCAAAACATTGTTTCAAATGAGAGGGCAAATCGTAGCTAGTAACTTAGCAATAGAGTCGGCAATATTGCTTTAGGATCAGCAGTTGATACAACCGTCCAGACATCACTTTCCAACACATCTTGCCAATCCTGTTTTGACTTTTTGAAGCGCAAAAGACTTCCTAAAGTCTTCGCCGAAAGAGGCAATCCCTTACACTTCTTTGCGAGTTCCATGCCAATTTCTTTCAACTGGTCtcgctcttcttcttcttcttgcctccCAGCAACGGCAGCATAATGTCTCAACACTGACCAACAGTTTTCATCAGACAATATTTCTAATCTATGAACATACACCGTACCCATCATGATTGCAACATTCTCATTGCGGGTTGTAACGATAACTCTACTTCCTGGAGAACCGCATTTGAGAGAAAGCCAGAATGGATCCCACAAATTACGATCCTCATTCCACACATCGTCTAACACAAGTAGGAAATTCTTTCCTTCAACAGAACTAGTGAGTTGACGATGTAATGATTCCCATGCATTATCGTGATGATGACCAAcatgggtggtggtggtggtggtgacaaTGTTGTTTGCATCACCACCACCGATTTCTTCAATAATACGCAGGGTAACCTTCACTCTATCAAAAGGTTGGGAGACATGTACCCACATTCTCTTATTGAAATGGTTTTCCACCCTATCATCGCTGAAGGCCAGTTGGGCAAGTGTGGTTTTGCCCATACCGGCCATCCCCACAGTGGAGATTATCATGGggacttgatgatgatgatgatgatcagaAACCATAATTTCTTCTCCTTGTTGAGTAGTACTACTACTGCTGCCCTTGCTTAGCAACTTGCTTACTATGAAATTTTCATCACTGTCGCGACCAAATACTTCTGAGACATCAACAAGGGAGCTACTTTCTAGACTCCCTATTGGCTCATCTATTATTTCATTTTTAGCAGTTTCACCATTAAAACGAAATTTCTCTTGCAAATTAGCAATGTCATCTACTCTTTCATTTATCTCTTTTATCCTGTGACCAATGTCACGGCGCAAACCAATTTGCTTGAAGCAAAAGTAAGGAGAAAACAAGTTGCTGGGGCATACCTTCATGtgagcatcatcatcatcatcatcaacaacaactcCCTGATGAACTATTTGCTGTGATGATTTGAGAATTTCAGTGCTCCACTCATCCAAAACATCATCAATCTCATAAGCTATTAATCTTTCAGATCTTGTAACCAAACCCGCACTGAATCATCCATGATTTGCCTCTTTTCAGCATCTTTGAGCACAGCTCGGATTTTCATAAAAGTATGGGAGAGCTTCTCGACGTCCTTTCTCATACCCACGACCAGTCGTACCTCTTGGTCGACCTCCATCTGAATGATAGTAGCCAATTGCTGGATGACAGTGGAAACAAGAGCATCAACCATTGTTGCTTTtaattcttttggtaatgaTCAAGTAAAGTAATTAAGCATAACATGACTTTGAAAGCCTAAACAGGCCCACTTACTGTCAATGGTAAATATCTTAtggtaaaataataaaattaaaaaaaaaaatcatcatcttcaacaCGTGTCGCTGTTTTGGTTTAGCCCTAACCATTGATGATGAGATTGATGAgatatgtaaaataaaaatctttttttttttaaaatagaggGAAATTTGGTTAGagtaaaacaagaagaagaaaacaattcaGACTCCACAAATTAATGGACCAATTGAGAAAGAATAAATTCCTTCACCACTGCCATCTGTGATCAACAGCTGTCTAGTGCatttggtgagccgtggtgcgcttcatgcccatgtttACTAGAAGGTCTCGAATTTgaatctttcaaaaaaaaaaaaaaaaagttattataaaaaaaattactgcCAGCATGAAGGAAAACTAATCTCAAATTAACAGcttaaaatttaaaaacttTAAACAGGTGTTGAAATTTCATATATGGGAACATGTGTTGAAAGTTCATTGGAACTTCAAATTTTGCTGTTGATCATCATAGGTGGTAAATCGCAACCCCTACAAACTATAGCTATCTATAAGGCAGGGCAAAAAGACTGGTATAGATACATATAAGTATTGATGGATTTAGATATCAATAATACTTATAACAATTTTGATGTTAAAAaacatatgggaaaaagttttctgtatgggagtgtggcctacgctagtactcccatgtgtctatctctctcctcctcatgtgaaaagacacctctacccccctTAAAActtgtccaggagtgtggcctacgccagcacttccatgagtctatgtctcctcctcatgtgaaaagacatcccTGCACCCTTATTTTAAGGGGgcaaaagtgtcttttcatatgaggagagagatagacacatgggagtgctagcgtagatcacactcctgtacagaaaactgtttcccaAAACATATATGACAATAGCATAGAATGGCTTTTCCCCTTCTTAAAGAAAAAAGTGCATATAGGATGCTAAAGGCAGGGAACATCTTTCTGTTCATTATCATTCAACAAGAGGGAGCAAATGGGCAACAACGAATACTACCTTTTCACTTTTCCCCTCAATAAAAATGGCTTTTCAAGGCAGAGTCTATAGATACATGGTTCAATCTCCATGGGTTTGAATTTCGAGATTCATAGAGCCTGGTAAGAAAGGATTTGGATCCTATGCAGTC containing:
- the LOC122646620 gene encoding putative disease resistance protein RGA3, coding for MEDVLESLQPHPNLEKLIIRGYPGVLFPNWMLSSSHATFMNFSNLVYLELRGCRKCKQLPPTLGKLPSLETLVIGGMAKVKFMGVEFFGINDDGATRSSDGGVVVDTTIIFPKLKVFHLSNMSNLEEWDMRIHKQDRKEFIFMPCLQYLFLLLLPKLRLFPQHLTQATTLMKLFIWDCPKLTWMQLPSPSSSSSHNLPPFLQVEELILKEDAGSFSKALVRNNHVFLPKLKLLRVRLSPYSSLPKGLGKLTSLESLDIRTCSKIKSIPEEVGELQHLTALQELRIMRCPALRRRCQKEIGEDWNKISHIPNIFIDDKKIK
- the LOC122645360 gene encoding putative disease resistance protein RGA3 → MVDALVSTVIQQLATIIQMEVDQEVRLVVGMRKDVEKLSHTFMKIRAVLKDAEKRQIMDDSVRQIVHQGVVVDDDDDDAHMKVCPSNLFSPYFCFKQIGLRRDIGHRIKEINERVDDIANLQEKFRFNGETAKNEIIDEPIGSLESSSLVDVSEVFGRDSDENFIVSKLLSKGSSSSTTQQGEEIMVSDHHHHHQVPMIISTVGMAGMGKTTLAQLAFSDDRVENHFNKRMWVHVSQPFDRVKVTLRIIEEIGGGDANNIVTTTTTTHVGHHHDNAWESLHRQLTSSVEGKNFLLVLDDVWNEDRNLWDPFWLSLKCGSPGSRVIVTTRNENVAIMMGTVYVHRLEILSDENCWSVLRHYAAVAGRQEEEEERDQLKEIGMELAKKCKGLPLSAKTLGSLLRFKKSKQDWQDVLESDVWTVVSTADPKAILPTLLLSYSFPKILVKREWIAQGFLSDDSIAAASSRGDLDKVADEYFNNLVVRSLFQKDIQSKKGRSYIMHDLVHDFAKSLVENECFTFTAEDTINVQEPSCSRARHLSLVVVVEEKCMNIPSFTYKAKSLRTLTIYGGQIPRVSFDLFLRLTCLRTLDLADSYLEELPKEIGKLIHLRNLNLSTARFRELPKSVTSLYNLQILVLQECSNLCKLPEGIGGLVNLIDLDLSEWNVANYVTYRKELGD